A single Blastococcus colisei DNA region contains:
- a CDS encoding helix-turn-helix domain-containing protein — MSLPQRSAAPALSRPAIFGQRPMAARPMAMRPATGQPMTAPPVPQRPAPRTVAFLTVTEVAAIMRVSKMTVYRLVHGGDLAAVRVGRSFRVPEPAVRDYLAGARTDVA; from the coding sequence GTGTCCCTGCCCCAGCGCTCCGCCGCTCCCGCACTTTCCCGCCCGGCCATCTTCGGCCAGCGCCCCATGGCCGCACGTCCCATGGCGATGCGCCCGGCGACGGGACAGCCGATGACTGCCCCCCCGGTGCCGCAGCGGCCGGCCCCGCGCACGGTCGCCTTCCTCACGGTGACCGAGGTCGCCGCGATCATGCGGGTCTCGAAGATGACGGTGTACCGCCTCGTCCACGGCGGAGATCTGGCCGCCGTCCGCGTCGGCCGGTCCTTCCGGGTTCCCGAGCCGGCTGTGCGCGACTACCTGGCCGGCGCCCGCACCGACGTCGCCTGA
- a CDS encoding NF041680 family putative transposase, translating to MAAMDSLDPAGAVDQSSAAAGLTRLREFRGEVYQCLGRRGDELFELTDALLCAEGPVKSLVGLCLAPEHRRGHGALYDALNSGRVDADRLRVALAALPLPRMFGGRIVLAVDVSPWLRPDAATCPDRLFCHVYGRGRNADQRIPGWPYQVVAALESGPTSWTAILDAVRLGPADDATAVTAAQLRAVVGRLTGAGHWRPGDPAIMVVMDSGYDVARLAFVLADLPVHLVGRIRADRVMLAATPPRGHDSRGGRPRKHGAVMALADEATWPVPTTQASSPTARYGTAQVCSWDRMHPRLAHRGPWADHDGPLPIVEGTVIRLQVEHLPGQREAKPVWLWSSVTGPDDVDIDDLVEEVARCWQAYLRRFDLEHTFRLFKQTLGWTAPKIRSPEAGDRWTWLVIAAHTQLRLARHLAVDLRRPWEKPLPPERLTPARVRRGFRHLRAKTGHPASAPKPSRPGPGRPPGVKNRRQATRHDVGKTVRRDTTSPGDHQIRG from the coding sequence GTGGCCGCGATGGACAGTCTGGACCCAGCCGGTGCGGTTGACCAGAGCTCAGCCGCGGCAGGGTTGACGCGGCTGCGGGAGTTCCGCGGCGAGGTGTACCAGTGCCTGGGCCGGCGTGGCGATGAGCTGTTCGAGCTCACCGACGCACTGCTGTGCGCCGAGGGACCGGTGAAATCCCTGGTGGGGCTGTGCCTTGCTCCGGAGCATCGCCGTGGTCACGGCGCGCTGTACGACGCGCTCAACAGCGGACGAGTCGACGCCGACCGGCTGCGCGTCGCGCTGGCCGCGTTGCCGCTGCCGCGGATGTTCGGTGGGCGGATCGTGCTGGCCGTCGACGTCTCCCCGTGGCTGCGCCCGGACGCCGCGACCTGTCCCGACCGGCTGTTCTGCCATGTCTACGGGCGCGGGCGGAACGCCGATCAGCGGATTCCGGGCTGGCCCTATCAGGTCGTGGCCGCCCTGGAGAGCGGGCCCACCAGCTGGACGGCGATCTTGGATGCGGTGCGGCTGGGCCCGGCAGATGACGCGACCGCGGTCACCGCCGCCCAGCTGCGCGCGGTCGTGGGTCGGCTGACCGGCGCCGGGCACTGGCGCCCCGGTGACCCGGCGATCATGGTGGTGATGGACTCCGGGTACGACGTGGCCCGGCTGGCGTTCGTGCTCGCCGACCTGCCCGTGCACCTGGTCGGGCGGATCCGCGCCGACCGGGTGATGCTGGCCGCCACGCCGCCGCGGGGCCATGACTCCCGCGGCGGACGCCCCCGCAAGCACGGCGCCGTGATGGCCCTGGCCGATGAGGCCACCTGGCCGGTACCGACCACGCAGGCCAGCTCACCCACCGCGCGCTACGGAACGGCGCAGGTGTGCTCCTGGGATCGCATGCATCCGCGGCTGGCTCACCGCGGCCCCTGGGCCGACCACGACGGCCCGCTGCCGATCGTGGAAGGCACCGTGATTCGGCTGCAGGTCGAGCACCTGCCCGGACAGCGCGAGGCCAAGCCGGTCTGGCTGTGGTCATCGGTGACCGGCCCCGACGATGTCGACATCGACGACCTGGTCGAGGAGGTGGCCCGCTGCTGGCAGGCCTACCTGCGCCGCTTCGACCTGGAGCACACCTTCCGCCTGTTCAAGCAGACCCTGGGCTGGACCGCCCCGAAGATCCGCTCACCGGAGGCCGGCGACCGCTGGACCTGGCTGGTCATCGCCGCCCACACCCAGCTGCGCCTGGCCCGCCACCTCGCCGTCGATCTCCGGCGGCCCTGGGAGAAGCCGCTACCTCCCGAGCGGCTGACCCCGGCGCGGGTGCGCCGGGGGTTTCGCCACCTGCGCGCGAAGACCGGCCACCCGGCCAGCGCGCCGAAACCCTCCCGCCCGGGACCGGGACGCCCTCCCGGAGTGAAAAACCGGCGCCAAGCCACCCGTCATGACGTCGGCAAGACCGTCAGACGGGACACCACCAGCCCGGGCGACCACCAGATCAGGGGTTAA
- a CDS encoding serine hydrolase, with amino-acid sequence MSWLAALPACTVPVAVALVLAAESGLLIGLVLPGSSLVIGTGVLAGAGLVSMPVAALTAAAATVGGAALGHRRATRQSPDALLPTGGRISRLLPGRVRCLVERSASPWAEAVARRPVRMAAAAQFATGSRTLAPRIAARAGVPLPTMLRGTLPAALLWSWGLVALGAAAGAAAPRLNGMAAAAGLPVVIVATWLLVRRRGRAAAAPRTRRTPARGGLRWWLPALAASTGVVSVTAVAVLGCCVTDASASESPHPGSPSSATDAARATAPHPVDQDRILTEVEAAAEVSSGSIAVVVLDADGRSVVTGPDANSPIHSASLVKVFVVAQLLALDAAGSLSLTEDDADLMQRAIVSSDDDAMNALWSRHEGAQLVLDIAATMRLTGTSPPSAAGQWGQTTTTAADVATFQAAVEDVLDPEDATTLLGWMRSTTATAADGFDQRFGLLAQGAGGAAAKQGWMCCIDGRRQLHSAGVLGDGRFLVLLGDFPASTSWAQPATALDTAATATRTGTAAID; translated from the coding sequence ATGAGCTGGCTCGCCGCGCTGCCCGCGTGCACCGTGCCGGTGGCCGTCGCACTGGTGCTCGCGGCCGAGTCCGGTCTGCTCATCGGCCTGGTGCTGCCCGGATCGTCGCTGGTGATCGGCACCGGTGTCCTCGCCGGAGCCGGCCTGGTGTCGATGCCGGTCGCGGCCCTGACTGCGGCCGCCGCGACGGTGGGAGGCGCTGCGTTGGGTCACCGCCGCGCCACGCGGCAGAGCCCCGACGCGCTGCTACCGACCGGAGGGCGGATCAGCCGGTTGCTGCCCGGCCGGGTGCGATGTCTGGTCGAGCGCTCGGCGTCCCCGTGGGCGGAGGCGGTTGCTCGGCGGCCGGTGCGGATGGCCGCGGCGGCCCAGTTCGCCACCGGCTCGCGGACCCTCGCGCCGCGCATCGCTGCCCGGGCCGGAGTGCCGCTACCGACGATGCTGCGCGGAACGTTGCCCGCTGCCCTGCTGTGGTCATGGGGGCTGGTCGCGCTGGGCGCTGCGGCGGGCGCCGCTGCCCCGCGGCTCAACGGCATGGCCGCCGCGGCCGGACTACCGGTCGTCATCGTGGCCACGTGGCTGCTCGTGCGCCGACGCGGACGTGCAGCTGCCGCCCCGCGGACCCGCCGGACACCCGCCCGCGGAGGCCTCCGCTGGTGGCTTCCCGCCCTCGCCGCCTCGACGGGGGTCGTCAGCGTGACGGCCGTCGCCGTCCTGGGCTGCTGCGTCACCGACGCATCTGCAAGCGAGAGCCCGCACCCTGGATCGCCGTCGTCAGCCACCGACGCGGCGCGCGCCACCGCGCCTCACCCCGTCGACCAGGACCGGATCCTGACCGAGGTGGAGGCGGCCGCGGAAGTCTCCAGCGGCTCGATCGCGGTGGTGGTCCTCGACGCCGACGGGCGGTCCGTCGTCACCGGGCCAGACGCGAACTCCCCGATCCACTCGGCCTCGCTGGTCAAGGTCTTCGTCGTCGCGCAGCTGCTCGCCCTTGACGCCGCAGGCTCCCTGTCGCTCACCGAGGACGACGCCGACCTGATGCAGCGCGCCATCGTCTCCTCCGACGACGACGCCATGAACGCCTTGTGGAGTCGGCACGAGGGAGCCCAGCTCGTGCTGGACATCGCGGCGACGATGCGCCTGACCGGGACCAGCCCGCCGTCCGCCGCCGGCCAGTGGGGACAGACCACCACCACGGCAGCCGACGTCGCCACCTTCCAGGCCGCGGTCGAGGACGTACTGGACCCCGAGGACGCCACGACGCTGCTCGGCTGGATGCGGTCGACCACCGCGACCGCCGCCGACGGCTTCGACCAGCGGTTCGGACTGCTGGCCCAAGGCGCAGGTGGAGCAGCGGCCAAGCAGGGCTGGATGTGCTGCATCGACGGCCGACGGCAGCTGCACTCCGCCGGCGTGCTGGGTGACGGGCGGTTTCTCGTCCTGCTGGGCGACTTCCCGGCGTCGACCTCCTGGGCTCAGCCAGCCACCGCGCTGGACACCGCGGCCACTGCCACCCGCACCGGAACAGCCGCCATCGACTGA
- a CDS encoding SDR family NAD(P)-dependent oxidoreductase has translation MTTFAIVGAGRGLGAAAARRFGRQGFDVALLSRSQENVDDLAAQLTADGITARGYAADVRDAASLTAALDRAAQSLGPVEVLQYSPIPQKEFLRPLLETAPDDLAGALEFSVHGPVAAVNQALPGMRALGRGTVLVVNGGSAVRPNPQVAGTSIAFAGESAYAQMLHEVLAVEGVHVGQLIIAGAITPGHPRTDPAVLADTLWAMHTERDGFRHFADDLDA, from the coding sequence ATGACCACCTTCGCCATCGTGGGCGCCGGCCGCGGCCTCGGCGCCGCCGCCGCCCGCCGCTTCGGCCGACAGGGCTTCGACGTCGCACTGCTCTCCCGCAGCCAGGAGAACGTCGACGACCTCGCCGCGCAGCTGACCGCGGACGGCATCACCGCACGCGGCTACGCCGCCGACGTCCGCGACGCTGCCTCGCTGACAGCCGCGCTCGACCGTGCCGCCCAGAGCCTGGGGCCGGTGGAGGTGCTGCAGTACAGCCCGATCCCGCAGAAGGAGTTCCTGCGCCCGCTGCTGGAGACCGCCCCGGATGACCTGGCCGGCGCGCTCGAGTTCTCCGTCCACGGTCCCGTCGCCGCCGTCAACCAGGCCCTTCCGGGCATGCGGGCGCTGGGCCGCGGCACCGTGCTGGTCGTCAACGGCGGCAGCGCCGTCCGTCCCAACCCGCAGGTGGCCGGCACCTCGATCGCCTTCGCCGGCGAGTCCGCCTACGCGCAGATGCTGCACGAGGTGCTGGCCGTCGAGGGCGTCCACGTCGGGCAGCTGATCATCGCGGGAGCCATCACGCCTGGACACCCTCGCACCGATCCTGCCGTGCTCGCCGACACGCTCTGGGCGATGCACACCGAGCGGGACGGGTTCCGCCACTTCGCCGACGACCTCGACGCGTGA
- a CDS encoding MFS transporter — protein sequence MERPGDSLVVYVLAVGTFLMLTTEFVVAGLLPEIAGDLQVSVAQAGLLITVFAVGMVVGAPAMALLTRRMPRRTTLALALAVFAAGHLVVAVGSSFPLLLAARFGTAFATGAFWSVASVAATRAAGPGAGARALGLVGAGGMLANVLGVPLGAFAGQLSGWRGLFWALAALSLAAVPLIARHVPREEDDQPPVSVRSELGPMRSGRLWLVLAACATTTGGVLSAYSYIAPLLTDRAGIAPGWVPLVLMGFGVGSLIGTIYGGRLGDARPHTTTIAVAASTTVVLLATYLLSANAVPTVLLVVLLGLVGLSANPVLSALAVRFSGVAPTLGVAMSVSAYNLGTAVGSWIAGHALGSGLGAAGPAVVGTAFAALTLIPTIAIARRSRRPVSGDAP from the coding sequence GTGGAGCGCCCCGGCGACTCCCTCGTCGTGTACGTGCTGGCCGTCGGCACGTTCCTCATGCTGACCACCGAGTTCGTCGTCGCCGGTCTGCTGCCGGAGATCGCCGGCGACCTGCAGGTGAGCGTGGCCCAGGCCGGACTGCTGATCACGGTGTTCGCGGTCGGGATGGTCGTCGGGGCGCCGGCGATGGCGCTCCTGACCCGGCGGATGCCGCGACGGACGACGCTGGCGCTCGCCCTCGCCGTGTTCGCGGCCGGCCACCTCGTCGTCGCGGTCGGGAGCAGCTTCCCGCTGCTCCTGGCTGCCCGGTTCGGAACGGCCTTCGCGACCGGGGCGTTCTGGTCGGTCGCGTCGGTGGCGGCCACCCGCGCCGCCGGTCCGGGCGCCGGCGCCCGCGCCCTCGGCCTGGTGGGCGCCGGAGGCATGCTCGCCAACGTCCTCGGCGTACCGCTGGGCGCCTTCGCCGGCCAGCTCTCGGGCTGGCGGGGGCTGTTCTGGGCCCTGGCCGCCCTGTCGCTGGCCGCCGTGCCGCTCATCGCCCGGCACGTCCCGCGCGAGGAGGACGACCAGCCGCCGGTGTCCGTGCGGTCGGAACTGGGGCCGATGCGGTCCGGCCGGCTGTGGCTGGTGCTGGCCGCCTGCGCGACCACCACCGGCGGCGTGCTGTCGGCCTACTCCTACATCGCCCCGCTGCTGACCGACCGAGCCGGCATCGCGCCCGGCTGGGTGCCGCTGGTTCTCATGGGCTTCGGCGTCGGTTCGCTCATCGGCACGATCTACGGGGGCCGCCTCGGCGACGCCCGCCCGCACACGACCACCATCGCCGTCGCGGCGTCGACCACCGTCGTCCTGCTGGCGACCTACCTGCTCTCCGCCAACGCCGTGCCCACGGTGCTGCTGGTGGTCCTGCTCGGGCTGGTCGGCCTGAGCGCCAACCCGGTGCTGTCGGCGCTCGCGGTCCGCTTCTCCGGCGTGGCACCCACGCTGGGCGTGGCGATGTCGGTCTCGGCGTACAACCTCGGCACCGCGGTCGGCTCCTGGATCGCCGGCCACGCCCTCGGCTCCGGGCTCGGCGCAGCCGGCCCCGCCGTAGTGGGCACGGCCTTCGCCGCGCTCACCCTCATCCCCACGATCGCCATCGCCCGTCGTTCCCGCCGACCAGTCTCAGGAGATGCACCATGA
- a CDS encoding NAD(P)-dependent alcohol dehydrogenase, translating to MHVHAYAAPAAGEPLTPMTIERRDVGPNDVLIEIEYAGICHSDIHTVNGDWGPQPFPVVPGHEIVGVVTEVGADVSRHRVGDRVGVGCMVNSCGECANCRNGDEQYCLQGMVATYAGTDRDGSTTQGGYSTHVVVDAGYVLRVPDGIDPAAAAPLLCAGITTYSPLRRWGAGPGKRVAVVGLGGLGHMAVKLAHAMGAEVTVLSQSLKKQEDGLRLGADQYFATSDPDTFAELAGRFDLIVNTVSAAIDVDAYLSLLGVDGALVNVGAPAEPLSLNVMSLIGGRRTYAGSMIGGITETQEMLDFCAQHGIGAEVEVIAADYINEAYERVLASDVRYRFVIDAATLR from the coding sequence ATGCACGTCCACGCCTACGCCGCCCCTGCCGCCGGGGAACCGCTGACCCCCATGACCATCGAGCGCCGGGACGTCGGCCCGAACGACGTCCTCATCGAGATCGAGTACGCCGGCATCTGCCACTCCGACATCCACACCGTCAACGGCGACTGGGGGCCCCAGCCCTTCCCCGTCGTCCCGGGCCACGAGATCGTCGGCGTCGTCACCGAGGTCGGTGCCGACGTCAGCCGTCACCGGGTCGGTGACCGCGTCGGCGTCGGCTGCATGGTGAACTCCTGCGGCGAGTGCGCCAACTGCCGCAACGGCGACGAGCAGTACTGCCTGCAGGGCATGGTCGCCACGTACGCCGGCACCGACCGCGACGGCAGCACCACCCAGGGCGGCTACTCCACCCACGTCGTCGTGGACGCCGGATACGTCCTGCGCGTGCCCGACGGCATCGACCCCGCCGCGGCCGCACCGCTGCTGTGCGCCGGCATCACCACCTACTCGCCGCTGCGCCGCTGGGGCGCCGGCCCCGGCAAGCGCGTCGCCGTCGTCGGCCTGGGCGGTCTGGGCCACATGGCCGTCAAGCTCGCGCACGCGATGGGCGCCGAGGTGACCGTGCTGTCGCAATCGCTGAAGAAGCAGGAGGACGGGCTCCGGCTCGGCGCGGACCAGTACTTCGCCACCAGCGACCCGGACACCTTCGCCGAGCTGGCCGGGCGGTTCGACCTGATCGTCAACACCGTCAGCGCCGCCATCGACGTCGACGCCTATCTGTCGCTGCTGGGCGTGGACGGCGCGCTGGTCAACGTCGGCGCCCCGGCCGAGCCGCTGAGCCTCAACGTCATGTCGCTGATCGGCGGCCGCCGTACCTACGCCGGCTCGATGATCGGCGGGATCACCGAGACCCAGGAGATGCTGGACTTCTGCGCCCAGCACGGGATCGGCGCCGAGGTCGAGGTCATCGCCGCGGACTACATCAACGAGGCCTACGAGCGCGTCCTGGCCTCCGACGTCCGCTACCGCTTCGTCATCGACGCCGCCACCCTGCGGTGA
- a CDS encoding cyclophilin-like fold protein: protein MRIRLGIGGQEAIGTLEDNPVTRDLVSLLPVTVPMGDLFGREKPGPLPRALTGDVEPVFTYRIGQIAYWPPSHDIFVVYDGDGLRVPGPGLVPLGTVDTGLGVIAAAGDDFDMTIAVLD, encoded by the coding sequence GTGCGGATCCGGCTGGGCATCGGTGGACAGGAGGCCATCGGCACGCTCGAGGACAACCCGGTCACCCGAGACCTGGTGTCCCTCCTCCCGGTCACCGTCCCCATGGGCGATCTCTTCGGCCGGGAGAAGCCGGGCCCGCTGCCGCGGGCACTGACCGGCGATGTCGAGCCGGTCTTCACCTACCGGATCGGGCAGATCGCGTACTGGCCGCCCAGCCACGACATCTTCGTGGTCTACGACGGAGACGGGCTGCGGGTGCCCGGCCCGGGCCTGGTTCCGCTCGGCACCGTCGACACCGGCCTGGGCGTCATCGCCGCCGCCGGCGACGACTTCGACATGACCATCGCCGTCCTCGACTGA
- a CDS encoding alpha/beta hydrolase, with the protein MSIQTDGYTFVLSDEVTRTPVRYTNRYGIEIAGDLYQRKGLDESATHPAIVIGPPHGGVKEQGPGVYAQEMAQRGFVALAFDPSYNGESSGQPRHITSPELFAEDFSAGVDFLGTLTHVDRQRIGALGICGSGGFALSAAQVDPRIKAVATSAMYDISRVNRHGWQDSTSDDDRRTTLQDLAAQRWKDVDAGAPELTPTFPAEIPAEGLDPITREFFEYYVADRGHHPRSIGGFTITGAVSHINFGKLRHLPDIAPRPILLVTGDQAHSRYFSDDVHEQATGPKELVVVPGARHIDLYDRTELIPFDRLEKFFADNLA; encoded by the coding sequence ATGAGCATCCAGACGGACGGCTACACCTTCGTCCTGTCGGACGAGGTCACCCGCACCCCGGTCCGCTACACCAACCGCTACGGCATCGAGATCGCCGGCGACCTCTACCAGCGCAAGGGCCTCGACGAGTCGGCCACACATCCTGCGATCGTCATCGGACCCCCGCACGGTGGGGTCAAGGAGCAGGGGCCGGGCGTGTACGCCCAGGAGATGGCGCAGCGTGGCTTCGTCGCGCTGGCGTTCGACCCCTCGTACAACGGCGAGAGCAGCGGCCAGCCGCGGCACATCACGTCGCCGGAACTGTTCGCCGAGGACTTCAGCGCGGGGGTCGACTTCCTCGGCACGCTGACGCACGTCGACCGCCAGCGGATCGGCGCGCTCGGCATCTGCGGCAGCGGCGGGTTCGCCCTCAGCGCCGCGCAGGTGGACCCCCGGATCAAGGCCGTGGCCACCTCCGCCATGTACGACATCAGCCGCGTCAACCGCCACGGGTGGCAGGACAGCACGAGTGACGACGATCGGCGCACGACGCTGCAGGACCTCGCAGCACAGCGCTGGAAGGACGTCGACGCCGGCGCACCTGAGCTGACCCCGACCTTCCCGGCCGAGATCCCGGCCGAGGGCTTGGACCCGATCACCAGAGAGTTCTTCGAGTACTACGTCGCCGACCGGGGCCACCACCCGCGCTCCATCGGCGGGTTCACGATCACCGGCGCCGTGTCGCACATCAACTTCGGGAAGCTGCGGCACCTGCCCGACATCGCCCCCCGGCCGATCCTGCTCGTCACCGGCGACCAGGCCCACTCGCGCTACTTCAGTGACGACGTCCACGAACAGGCGACGGGTCCCAAGGAGCTGGTGGTCGTGCCCGGGGCGCGGCACATCGACCTCTACGACCGCACCGAGCTGATCCCCTTCGACCGGCTCGAGAAGTTCTTCGCCGACAACCTGGCGTAG
- a CDS encoding helix-turn-helix transcriptional regulator, with amino-acid sequence MDNRSDIRDFLASRRARITPEQAGLLPGGGRRRVPGLRREEVAVLAGVSTDWYIRLEKGHIAGVSEDVLEAVARALQLDEAERTYLFDLARAASKPNRTPQRRAKAPIQPRVQWMLDSMTGSAAFVADGRLDILATNTLGWALHSPMFDSPRRPANFARFQFLDPRAHDYYQDWENAANITVALLRAEAGRRPHDAPLRELVGELSTVSEEFRTRWAAHNVRIHHNGAKQFHHPVVGTVDLNYCTLDLPAEDRSDLRLTIYTAEPGSASEDGLKLLASWAATNVDAATLAADRS; translated from the coding sequence GTGGACAACCGCTCCGACATCCGCGACTTCCTCGCCAGCCGGCGCGCCCGGATCACCCCGGAGCAGGCCGGCCTGCTGCCCGGCGGAGGCCGGCGGCGCGTGCCGGGGCTGCGTCGCGAGGAGGTCGCCGTCCTGGCCGGGGTGAGCACCGACTGGTACATCCGGCTGGAGAAGGGCCACATCGCCGGCGTCTCCGAGGACGTCCTCGAGGCCGTCGCGCGGGCGCTGCAGCTAGACGAGGCCGAGCGGACCTACCTGTTCGACCTGGCCCGCGCTGCGTCCAAGCCGAACCGCACGCCACAGCGCCGCGCCAAAGCGCCGATCCAGCCGCGGGTGCAGTGGATGCTGGATTCCATGACGGGTTCGGCCGCGTTCGTCGCCGACGGTCGTCTGGACATCCTCGCGACCAACACCCTGGGGTGGGCGCTGCACTCACCGATGTTCGACAGCCCGCGGCGCCCGGCGAACTTCGCCCGGTTCCAGTTCCTCGACCCGCGGGCGCACGACTACTACCAGGACTGGGAGAACGCGGCCAACATCACCGTCGCCCTGCTCCGCGCCGAGGCCGGCCGCCGTCCGCACGACGCGCCGCTGCGTGAACTCGTCGGGGAGCTGTCGACGGTCAGCGAGGAGTTCCGGACCCGCTGGGCCGCGCACAACGTCCGCATCCACCACAACGGCGCCAAACAGTTCCACCACCCCGTGGTCGGCACCGTCGACCTCAACTACTGCACCCTCGACCTGCCCGCCGAGGACCGCTCGGATCTCCGCCTGACCATCTACACCGCCGAACCCGGCTCAGCATCAGAAGACGGGCTCAAGCTGCTGGCCAGCTGGGCGGCGACCAACGTCGACGCAGCCACCCTGGCGGCGGACCGGTCCTGA
- a CDS encoding Zn-dependent oxidoreductase — MRAIQITPFGGSEVPDIDDIPEPENGPGQKHHDVSAAGVNFADTHHRVS, encoded by the coding sequence ATGCGCGCCATACAGATCACCCCCTTCGGCGGTTCCGAGGTCCCGGACATCGACGACATCCCGGAGCCGGAGAACGGTCCAGGACAGAAGCACCACGATGTCTCCGCCGCCGGAGTGAACTTTGCCGACACCCACCACCGCGTGTCCTGA
- the serA gene encoding phosphoglycerate dehydrogenase — translation MPRALLLENIDPVAVELLSSAGYEVESLRGALDEADLTAALDGVHLLGIRSKTQVTADVLARRPELAAVGAFCIGTNQIDLVAAAAAGVAVFNAPYSNTRSVVELAIAEIISLARRLTDRDRALHAGTWDKSATGSHEIRGRTLGIVGYGNIGSQLSVLAEALGMRVLFYDLEDKLALGNAEACGSLEELLERAETVTLHVDGRGGNAGLFGAGQFSRMRRRSLFLNLSRGFVVDHEALRDHILSGHIAGAAIDVFPDEPKEQGDEFSSVLRGLPNVILTPHVGGSTQEAQYDIGRFVAGKLVDYTRSGTTTLSVNLPAVALHGSSAARFALLHRNVPGVLARADALVGEHGLNVDGQVLATRGELGYVVTDVNGELPPALLATLGELPETVRLMTFPPIA, via the coding sequence ATGCCCAGAGCTCTGCTGCTCGAGAACATCGACCCGGTCGCGGTGGAGCTGTTGTCCTCGGCGGGCTACGAGGTCGAGTCGCTGCGGGGTGCGCTGGACGAGGCCGACCTGACCGCTGCTCTGGACGGCGTCCACCTGCTCGGCATCCGGTCGAAGACGCAGGTGACCGCGGACGTACTGGCGCGCCGGCCGGAACTGGCCGCGGTGGGAGCCTTCTGCATCGGCACCAACCAGATCGACCTCGTCGCGGCCGCCGCGGCCGGCGTGGCGGTGTTCAACGCTCCGTACTCCAACACCCGCAGCGTCGTGGAACTGGCGATCGCGGAGATCATCAGCCTGGCCCGGCGGCTGACCGACCGGGACCGTGCGCTGCACGCTGGGACCTGGGACAAGTCGGCGACCGGCAGCCACGAGATCCGGGGGCGGACACTGGGGATCGTCGGCTACGGCAACATCGGCAGCCAGCTGTCGGTGCTGGCCGAGGCCCTGGGCATGCGGGTGCTGTTCTACGACCTGGAGGACAAGCTCGCACTGGGCAACGCCGAGGCCTGCGGCAGCCTGGAGGAGCTGCTCGAGCGCGCGGAGACCGTGACGCTGCACGTCGACGGACGAGGTGGCAACGCCGGGCTGTTCGGCGCCGGACAGTTCTCGCGCATGCGCCGTCGCAGCCTTTTCCTCAACCTGTCCCGCGGTTTCGTCGTCGACCACGAGGCATTGCGCGACCACATCCTCAGCGGCCACATCGCCGGCGCCGCCATCGACGTGTTCCCGGACGAGCCGAAGGAGCAGGGCGACGAGTTCAGCTCCGTGCTCCGAGGCCTGCCCAACGTCATCCTCACCCCGCACGTCGGCGGGTCGACGCAGGAGGCCCAGTACGACATCGGGCGCTTCGTCGCCGGCAAGCTGGTCGACTACACGCGCAGCGGGACGACGACGCTCAGCGTGAATCTGCCCGCGGTGGCCCTGCACGGCTCCTCGGCGGCCCGGTTCGCACTGCTGCACCGCAACGTGCCAGGCGTCTTGGCCCGTGCCGACGCGCTGGTCGGCGAGCATGGCCTCAACGTCGACGGTCAGGTCCTCGCCACCCGCGGAGAGCTCGGCTATGTCGTGACCGACGTCAACGGCGAACTGCCACCGGCGCTGCTGGCCACGCTCGGGGAGCTGCCCGAGACCGTCCGCCTCATGACGTTTCCGCCGATCGCCTGA
- a CDS encoding Zn-dependent oxidoreductase, whose product MRAVQITRTGDPEVLDVVDVAEPEAGPCPKLYDVSAAGVNFADTHHRLSAN is encoded by the coding sequence GTGCGAGCCGTGCAGATCACCCGCACCGGCGATCCCGAGGTCCTCGACGTCGTCGACGTCGCCGAGCCGGAAGCAGGTCCCTGCCCGAAGCTCTACGACGTCTCCGCCGCCGGCGTGAACTTTGCCGACACCCACCACCGGCTGTCCGCCAACTGA
- a CDS encoding helix-turn-helix domain-containing protein: MTLPQRSPAPALSRPAAYGQRPANRSAVPGPRPTVQHSMGARPMVVRPGTGYPMAAGPVMQRPAPRAAVSFLTVTEVASIMRVSKMTVYRLVHGGELAAVRVGRSFRVPEPAVREYLAGARTDVA; the protein is encoded by the coding sequence GTGACCCTTCCCCAGCGCTCCCCCGCTCCCGCTCTCTCCCGCCCCGCCGCCTACGGCCAGCGTCCCGCCAACCGCTCCGCCGTGCCCGGCCCGCGCCCGACGGTCCAGCACTCCATGGGCGCACGCCCCATGGTCGTCCGCCCCGGGACCGGATACCCGATGGCGGCCGGCCCGGTGATGCAGCGGCCGGCTCCGCGCGCGGCGGTCTCGTTCCTGACCGTGACCGAGGTGGCTTCGATCATGCGAGTCTCGAAGATGACCGTGTACCGCCTCGTTCACGGCGGAGAACTGGCCGCCGTACGTGTCGGCCGGTCCTTCCGGGTTCCCGAGCCGGCTGTGCGCGAGTACCTGGCCGGCGCCCGCACCGACGTCGCCTGA